Proteins encoded by one window of Silvibacterium dinghuense:
- a CDS encoding sugar porter family MFS transporter: protein MRINYYLAKGTLVGALGGLLFGFDTAVISGTTQQLTDVFHLSAFKLGLTVSIALFGTVIGAMTSGELGQKIGGREALRIMAFLYVISAVGCAFAWNWPMLIAFRFIGGLGIGGSSVLGPVYIAELAPAQWRGRLVGLFQINIVIGILLAYASNFLIAGMNLGALEWRWQLGVAALPALLFLVLLFGIPRSSRWLVTQSRVDEAREVLRMMGSTNTEQELKEIVDSIHLERASRNEPLFRKKYWLPIFLAASIGCFNQLSGINAILYYLPSIFNSAGFSKLSGDKQSVLVGLMNLVATLLAMSVIDKLGRKTLLLVGSVGTTVALAGVAYVFHTHQHQDALLWLIVGFIFFFAISQGSVIWVYISEVFPTRVRAKGQSLGSSSHWIMNAAISFAFPPVAKHSAGAPFAFFAAMMALQFFVVLFVYPETKGISLEQMQKKLGIE from the coding sequence ATGCGAATCAACTACTATCTCGCAAAAGGCACGCTTGTCGGCGCTCTGGGCGGCCTGCTCTTCGGCTTCGATACGGCCGTCATCTCCGGCACAACGCAGCAGCTCACCGACGTCTTTCATCTTTCCGCCTTCAAGCTTGGGCTCACCGTTTCGATCGCGCTCTTCGGCACAGTGATCGGGGCGATGACCTCCGGCGAACTCGGCCAGAAGATCGGTGGACGTGAGGCGCTGCGCATCATGGCCTTCCTCTACGTGATCTCCGCCGTAGGTTGCGCCTTCGCCTGGAACTGGCCGATGCTGATTGCATTCCGCTTCATCGGCGGCCTGGGCATCGGCGGCTCTTCGGTGCTCGGCCCGGTCTATATCGCCGAGCTTGCGCCGGCGCAATGGCGCGGACGGCTCGTCGGGCTCTTCCAGATCAATATCGTCATCGGCATTCTGCTGGCGTATGCCTCCAACTTCCTGATCGCCGGCATGAACCTTGGCGCCCTGGAATGGCGCTGGCAGCTGGGCGTGGCAGCACTCCCTGCGCTGCTCTTTCTCGTACTGCTCTTCGGCATTCCGCGCAGCTCACGCTGGCTCGTGACCCAGAGCCGCGTGGATGAGGCCCGCGAAGTTCTTCGCATGATGGGCTCGACGAACACCGAACAGGAACTCAAGGAGATCGTCGATTCGATCCACCTCGAGCGGGCATCGCGGAACGAGCCGCTCTTCCGCAAGAAGTACTGGCTGCCCATCTTTCTTGCGGCCAGCATTGGCTGCTTCAACCAGCTCTCGGGCATCAACGCGATCCTGTATTACCTGCCGTCGATCTTCAATTCAGCGGGCTTCAGCAAGCTCTCCGGGGATAAACAATCGGTGCTCGTCGGCCTGATGAATCTGGTCGCGACGCTGCTGGCCATGAGCGTGATCGATAAGCTGGGCCGCAAGACGCTGCTGCTCGTCGGCTCGGTCGGCACCACGGTTGCACTGGCCGGTGTTGCCTATGTCTTCCACACGCACCAGCACCAGGATGCCCTGCTGTGGCTCATCGTCGGCTTTATCTTCTTCTTCGCGATCTCGCAGGGATCGGTGATCTGGGTTTATATCAGCGAAGTCTTTCCCACGCGCGTTCGCGCCAAGGGGCAGAGCCTGGGCAGCTCTTCGCACTGGATCATGAACGCCGCCATCTCCTTCGCCTTCCCGCCGGTGGCGAAGCACTCGGCCGGAGCGCCCTTCGCGTTCTTCGCGGCCATGATGGCGCTGCAGTTCTTTGTCGTGCTCTTCGTCTATCCCGAGACCAAGGGCATTTCCCTCGAGCAGATGCAGAAGAAGCTCGGCATCGAGTAA
- a CDS encoding TCR/Tet family MFS transporter: MDSSETKAAPIAEVEAAPAQGRRAAVTFIMVTVALDMLAMGMIAPVLPRLVADFAGGSEAHGAEIYGLFGTVWAVMQFFFSPMLGALSDRFGRRPVILLSNFGLGMDYFVMALAPNLRWLFAGRLISGITAASIPTAMAYIADVTPPKKRAEAFGMISAAFGVGFVLGPALGGVLGNYNPKLPFWVAGAMSLLNACYGLFVLPESLGRELRGRFSWKRANPVGSLTLLRRHRELLGLAGVLFLSYLTQQSLMNTWVLYLDYRFHWTNRAVGLSLALVGVCSALVGALLVKKTVRALGDRLTLLLGLGVGWIGFATFGLAPTSALFVAGIPIMSIWGLCGPPAQGLMTRHVSAQEQGQLQGAVQCIRGLTALIGPGMFTSVFAWAVRPGNPVHLPGAPFVLAAAILLAALPLALLVTRNTAAA, translated from the coding sequence ATGGATTCTTCTGAAACGAAAGCAGCACCCATAGCAGAGGTGGAAGCAGCGCCGGCGCAGGGGCGGCGCGCAGCGGTGACCTTCATCATGGTCACTGTGGCGCTGGACATGCTGGCCATGGGGATGATCGCGCCAGTTCTGCCGCGCCTGGTTGCGGACTTTGCCGGTGGCAGCGAAGCGCATGGCGCAGAAATCTACGGGCTCTTCGGCACGGTATGGGCGGTAATGCAGTTCTTTTTCTCGCCGATGCTCGGAGCACTGTCGGACCGCTTTGGCCGCCGGCCGGTGATCCTGCTCTCGAACTTCGGGCTGGGGATGGATTACTTCGTCATGGCGCTGGCGCCCAACCTGCGCTGGCTCTTCGCTGGACGGTTGATCTCCGGAATCACGGCGGCGAGCATTCCCACGGCCATGGCCTACATCGCCGATGTGACGCCGCCGAAGAAGCGGGCCGAGGCATTCGGGATGATCTCCGCGGCCTTCGGCGTGGGTTTTGTGCTCGGACCGGCGCTGGGCGGCGTTCTGGGCAACTACAACCCGAAGCTGCCGTTCTGGGTAGCCGGCGCCATGAGCCTTCTGAATGCCTGCTACGGGTTGTTCGTGCTGCCCGAATCGCTGGGCCGTGAGCTGCGCGGAAGGTTCTCCTGGAAACGGGCGAATCCGGTGGGCTCACTTACGCTCCTCCGTCGGCATCGCGAGCTGCTGGGGCTGGCGGGGGTGCTCTTCCTGAGCTACCTGACGCAGCAGTCGCTGATGAACACCTGGGTGCTCTATCTGGACTATCGCTTCCACTGGACCAACCGGGCCGTGGGCCTGTCGCTTGCGCTGGTCGGGGTATGCTCGGCACTGGTCGGCGCGTTGCTGGTCAAGAAGACAGTGCGGGCTTTGGGCGACCGGCTGACCCTGCTTCTCGGGCTGGGAGTCGGATGGATCGGTTTTGCGACCTTCGGGCTTGCGCCGACGAGTGCGCTCTTCGTGGCAGGCATCCCCATCATGTCGATCTGGGGGCTCTGCGGACCACCGGCGCAAGGGCTGATGACCCGTCACGTGAGCGCTCAGGAGCAGGGGCAGCTCCAGGGCGCGGTGCAGTGTATCCGTGGCCTGACCGCGCTGATCGGGCCAGGGATGTTTACCTCGGTATTTGCATGGGCTGTCCGGCCGGGAAACCCGGTGCACCTGCCGGGTGCGCCGTTTGTGCTGGCAGCAGCCATCCTGCTCGCGGCGCTGCCGCTGGCCCTGCTGGTGACACGGAACACCGCAGCCGCCTGA
- a CDS encoding trypsin-like peptidase domain-containing protein, translated as MKSLLGRLRYRRLASTFTILATLSAGILIGSIAAHGVRGQESSKVDTSDATPLKVPAPRDLSTDFTRIAKQVEPAVVNINTITLPKERQQSRKLHGRSVAPPQQQQSPDDGDDDQDGQGGDDQDQNQNNLQDFFNRFFGMGPQGGQDDAGQERESLGSGFIVDPRGYIITNNHVVDKADKIFVKLPGDPDSGNGLQGRPATVVGVDKDTDIAVIKIKTDKPLPTVNLGNSDGAQVGDWVIAIGSPFTLSQTVTAGIVSAKNRTIDQSQAGQFQHFIQTDAAINPGNSGGPLLNMAGEVIGMNTAIFTQSGTYAGIGFAMPANVIVSVYNQLISPEHKVIRGSIGITFQPSISPAVARVYGFKNGVMINTVQSGFPADKAGLKPNDIITSIDGRSIKDGNDLVDDISARKPGTTVTLGYLRDGKSLTATVTIGDRAKMIAAANSGASDDDDNSSPSAPDAAQAKLGLQVSDIPQGAPAGLHGVVIENVKPGSFADEAGLGDFQGFVIVAVNRQPVHSAAEFGRIVAALKSGSDVAFEVVDPQHRSLGSHYVGGTLP; from the coding sequence ATGAAATCACTTTTAGGACGGCTCCGCTACCGCCGTCTCGCATCCACCTTTACGATTCTCGCCACCCTCTCGGCTGGCATCCTCATCGGCTCCATCGCCGCCCATGGCGTGCGCGGCCAGGAGTCCTCAAAGGTCGATACCTCCGACGCGACGCCGCTGAAGGTGCCCGCGCCCCGCGATCTCTCCACCGACTTCACCCGTATCGCCAAACAAGTCGAGCCGGCGGTGGTGAACATCAACACCATCACCCTGCCCAAGGAGCGCCAGCAGTCCCGCAAGCTCCACGGCCGCAGTGTGGCCCCGCCCCAGCAGCAGCAGTCTCCCGATGACGGCGATGACGACCAGGACGGCCAGGGTGGCGACGATCAGGATCAGAACCAGAACAACCTGCAGGACTTCTTCAACCGCTTCTTCGGTATGGGCCCGCAGGGCGGGCAGGATGACGCCGGCCAGGAGCGCGAATCGCTCGGCTCGGGCTTCATCGTCGATCCCCGCGGCTACATCATCACCAACAATCACGTCGTGGATAAGGCCGACAAGATCTTCGTGAAGCTGCCCGGCGATCCTGATTCCGGCAATGGCCTGCAGGGCCGCCCCGCAACCGTCGTCGGCGTCGATAAGGACACCGACATCGCAGTCATCAAGATCAAGACCGACAAGCCGCTTCCGACGGTTAATCTCGGAAACTCGGACGGCGCGCAGGTGGGTGACTGGGTGATTGCCATCGGCAGCCCCTTCACGCTTTCGCAAACCGTGACCGCCGGCATCGTCTCGGCCAAGAACCGCACCATCGATCAGAGCCAGGCCGGGCAGTTCCAGCACTTCATCCAGACCGACGCGGCCATCAACCCCGGTAACTCCGGCGGCCCGCTGCTGAACATGGCCGGTGAAGTCATCGGCATGAACACCGCCATCTTCACCCAGTCGGGCACCTATGCCGGTATCGGCTTCGCGATGCCCGCGAACGTCATCGTCAGCGTCTACAACCAGCTCATCTCGCCTGAGCACAAGGTCATCCGCGGCAGCATCGGCATTACCTTCCAGCCCAGCATCTCCCCGGCTGTAGCCCGCGTTTATGGATTCAAGAACGGCGTGATGATCAATACTGTCCAGTCTGGGTTCCCTGCCGATAAGGCCGGTCTCAAGCCGAACGACATCATCACCAGCATCGATGGCCGCTCCATTAAGGACGGCAACGATCTGGTCGACGACATCTCCGCCCGCAAGCCCGGCACGACCGTGACACTCGGCTACCTGCGGGACGGCAAGTCCTTAACCGCCACCGTCACCATCGGCGACCGCGCCAAGATGATCGCAGCCGCCAACAGCGGCGCGAGCGACGATGACGACAACTCCAGCCCCTCGGCTCCGGACGCAGCCCAGGCGAAACTCGGGCTCCAGGTCAGCGACATCCCGCAGGGTGCTCCTGCCGGACTCCATGGCGTGGTCATCGAGAATGTCAAGCCTGGCTCCTTTGCCGATGAAGCCGGTCTTGGCGACTTCCAGGGATTCGTCATCGTGGCCGTCAACCGCCAGCCGGTACATAGTGCGGCGGAATTCGGTCGCATTGTCGCAGCCCTCAAGTCCGGATCAGACGTCGCGTTCGAGGTCGTCGATCCGCAACACCGCAGTCTGGGCAGCCATTACGTGGGCGGAACCCTGCCCTAA
- a CDS encoding DMT family transporter, whose amino-acid sequence MHAASAAATEKNRSTLAHLLMLAVVFIWGTTFVLVKDALTDISPLLFNLLRMAIATICLAAIYGRRLAGLNRKTILAGAVVGFFLAMGYQFQTAGLRLTTPAKSAFITGLVVVIVPMLLIFPRLRPAGSHAPSWNAYLGAVLAFTGIVLLTTPAHGALDFHTANLGDLLSLGCAFGFAFHMLALAHFSPRFPFEQLAVLQVGFATLFMALSLPIFEHPHLHLSARVWIAIAIAAVLATAAAFTIQSWAQQYLPATHTALLLTLEPVFAWLTSFVVLRERLGLRSGSGALLILAGIAVTELIPARIQATAHEAAPIL is encoded by the coding sequence ATGCATGCCGCCTCCGCCGCTGCCACGGAGAAGAACCGCTCGACGCTCGCCCATCTCCTGATGCTGGCTGTGGTCTTCATCTGGGGTACGACCTTCGTCCTCGTCAAGGACGCGCTTACCGACATATCGCCTCTGCTCTTCAACCTGCTGCGTATGGCGATCGCCACTATCTGCCTCGCAGCTATTTATGGACGCCGCCTTGCCGGTTTGAACCGGAAGACGATCCTGGCCGGAGCGGTTGTCGGATTCTTTCTTGCCATGGGCTACCAGTTCCAGACTGCCGGCCTGCGGCTTACCACCCCGGCGAAATCGGCCTTTATCACCGGCCTGGTGGTGGTGATCGTGCCCATGCTGCTGATCTTTCCGCGCCTGCGCCCGGCGGGCAGTCACGCACCCTCCTGGAATGCCTACCTCGGTGCGGTGCTGGCCTTTACCGGAATTGTCCTGCTCACCACTCCGGCGCATGGCGCGCTCGATTTCCACACCGCCAATCTCGGAGACCTGCTCTCACTCGGCTGCGCCTTCGGATTCGCCTTCCATATGCTCGCCCTCGCGCATTTTTCGCCGCGATTTCCTTTCGAGCAGCTCGCAGTGCTGCAGGTCGGCTTCGCCACCCTCTTCATGGCATTGAGCCTGCCCATCTTCGAGCACCCTCACCTGCATCTTTCCGCTCGCGTATGGATTGCCATTGCCATCGCTGCCGTGCTCGCGACAGCGGCCGCCTTCACCATCCAGAGCTGGGCACAGCAATATCTGCCCGCGACCCACACCGCACTGCTGCTGACCCTGGAGCCGGTCTTCGCCTGGCTCACTTCTTTTGTCGTTCTCCGTGAGCGGCTCGGTTTGCGCTCCGGATCCGGAGCGCTGCTCATCCTTGCAGGCATCGCTGTAACCGAACTGATCCCCGCGCGCATCCAAGCAACAGCCCACGAGGCCGCGCCAATACTTTAG
- a CDS encoding M20/M25/M40 family metallo-hydrolase: MSSAAPTSAFARVAQIAADRRVHAAFRWLHLQQPQVLHWQSELVSIPAPPFEERARAEWLCNRFRDFGLSDVRIDAVGNAVGLRHAALPCEDAVLLSAHLDTVFPSGTVIEPRLNGTRLEAPGACDNGAGLACLLALTAAFEHAGLVPECDIYFVGNVGEEGEGNLRGMRHIYDEAPWRDRITAHLVLDGAGHEVAVTDALGSQRFQVTITGPGGHSWTDSDRPNPITVLSQAIARIATLEMPASPRTTLNIGTIEGGTSVNTIPESATARIDTRSTAPEQLIRLEVEVHRAMEDAVLAANQQAAQRARKHAPLAFMIDKIGSRPAGRLRKDTALYDNLFAVDRHLNIHTEPRVASTDANIPLALGVPAVTLGGGGEGGGIHTRAEWYDARGRELGLRRVLLLLLAMAGI, translated from the coding sequence ATGTCTTCCGCCGCCCCCACCTCCGCTTTCGCCCGCGTGGCGCAGATTGCGGCGGATCGCCGCGTCCACGCCGCCTTTCGCTGGCTCCATCTCCAGCAGCCGCAGGTTCTGCATTGGCAATCGGAACTGGTCTCGATCCCCGCGCCGCCCTTCGAAGAGCGTGCCCGGGCCGAATGGCTCTGCAATCGCTTTCGGGATTTCGGCCTCTCCGATGTCCGCATCGACGCTGTCGGGAACGCGGTCGGCCTGCGCCATGCGGCGCTTCCCTGCGAAGATGCGGTGCTCCTCTCGGCTCATCTCGATACGGTTTTCCCTTCAGGCACGGTGATCGAACCCAGGCTCAACGGTACGCGGCTCGAAGCCCCGGGAGCCTGCGACAACGGAGCAGGTCTGGCCTGCCTGCTTGCTCTGACGGCAGCCTTCGAACACGCCGGCCTCGTCCCTGAATGCGATATCTACTTTGTGGGCAATGTCGGCGAAGAAGGCGAAGGCAACCTGCGCGGCATGCGTCATATCTATGACGAAGCCCCCTGGCGCGACCGCATCACCGCGCATCTCGTCCTCGATGGCGCCGGTCACGAAGTCGCCGTGACCGATGCCCTGGGCAGCCAGCGATTCCAGGTCACGATCACCGGCCCGGGCGGTCATTCCTGGACGGACTCCGACCGGCCGAATCCCATTACGGTACTCAGCCAGGCCATCGCCCGCATCGCGACCCTGGAGATGCCCGCGTCGCCGCGCACCACCCTCAATATCGGCACCATCGAAGGCGGCACCTCCGTCAACACCATTCCGGAGAGCGCCACGGCCCGCATCGACACCCGCTCCACGGCGCCCGAGCAGCTGATCCGCCTCGAAGTCGAGGTCCACCGCGCGATGGAAGATGCCGTGCTCGCGGCGAACCAGCAGGCGGCACAGCGCGCGCGCAAGCATGCTCCCCTGGCCTTCATGATCGACAAGATCGGCTCCCGTCCGGCTGGCCGCCTGCGCAAGGACACCGCCCTCTACGACAACCTCTTCGCCGTCGATCGGCACCTCAATATCCACACCGAGCCCCGGGTCGCCTCAACGGACGCCAATATCCCGCTCGCTCTCGGCGTGCCTGCCGTCACCCTCGGCGGAGGCGGCGAGGGCGGCGGCATTCACACCCGCGCCGAGTGGTATGACGCCCGCGGCCGCGAACTCGGTCTGCGCCGCGTCCTGCTCCTGCTGCTGGCCATGGCAGGAATCTAG
- a CDS encoding ROK family protein, translating to MAQYSIGVDLGGTNLRIAAYTEADSILDSILLPTRLAAGRDAVLEDMCQAIETLEARFSSAHTLVGVGVGTPGPLELPTGRLHNLPNFPGWDGFELKARLDARLRRDVIVESDANLAALAEVRLGLGKSLGLDSLCMLTLGTGVGNGIILNGRVWDGAHGMAGEAGHATIYVDGPACTCGSNGCLELYASATAVVRIAYERIADGSAPELVQSEGAPRWTARSLAHAADAGNADAARIFADAGRALGIGLAALVNTLNLPLYTLGGGLVQAWHLMEGALFEELNRRSYVYRLTAPGSKIAAGHPRGATRVLPAELGPDAGLLGACILPFLELEAN from the coding sequence GTGGCACAATACAGCATCGGCGTCGATCTCGGAGGCACGAATCTTCGAATCGCAGCTTATACCGAAGCGGATTCCATCCTCGATTCCATCCTCCTGCCTACCCGTTTAGCCGCCGGTCGTGACGCGGTCCTCGAGGATATGTGTCAGGCCATCGAAACCCTCGAAGCACGCTTCTCGTCCGCCCACACATTGGTGGGTGTCGGTGTCGGCACTCCGGGACCGCTCGAACTTCCAACCGGCCGCCTGCATAACCTTCCCAATTTTCCTGGCTGGGATGGCTTTGAACTGAAGGCTCGCCTCGATGCCCGCCTGCGGCGCGACGTGATCGTCGAATCGGATGCGAATCTCGCCGCTCTCGCGGAAGTTCGGCTCGGACTCGGCAAGAGCCTCGGCCTCGATTCCCTCTGCATGCTGACGCTCGGCACGGGCGTCGGCAACGGCATCATCCTGAATGGCCGTGTATGGGATGGCGCGCACGGCATGGCCGGGGAAGCCGGTCACGCAACCATTTATGTCGATGGCCCCGCATGCACCTGCGGCAGCAACGGCTGCCTTGAGCTCTACGCCTCGGCCACTGCCGTCGTCCGCATTGCGTATGAGCGCATTGCCGATGGCTCGGCTCCTGAACTTGTGCAGTCGGAAGGCGCTCCGCGCTGGACAGCCCGCTCGCTGGCTCATGCGGCCGATGCCGGCAATGCCGACGCCGCTCGCATCTTCGCCGACGCAGGCCGCGCTCTCGGCATCGGACTCGCTGCGCTCGTCAACACGCTGAACCTGCCTCTCTATACTCTCGGCGGCGGTCTGGTTCAGGCCTGGCATCTGATGGAAGGCGCGCTCTTCGAAGAATTGAATCGCCGCAGCTACGTTTACCGTCTCACTGCACCTGGCAGCAAGATTGCCGCCGGCCATCCGCGCGGAGCGACGCGAGTTCTCCCCGCAGAGCTTGGCCCTGACGCAGGGTTGCTCGGCGCATGTATTCTTCCCTTTCTCGAATTAGAAGCCAACTAA
- a CDS encoding peptidoglycan-binding domain-containing protein — MLSFRACKSFLLMTALAVTPAVASRAHRAPTSGHHKTSSKKAKHVAVHHVIQGQRGIDSDRAREIQTALIRENYLTGTPSGQWDADTQAAMIRYQSDHGWQTKLTPDSRALIKLGLGPNQPADSATAKADTTALPQRSAYAANSLAETHSIQN; from the coding sequence ATGCTTTCTTTTCGAGCCTGCAAGTCATTTCTTCTCATGACGGCGCTGGCGGTCACACCTGCCGTGGCCAGCCGAGCACATCGCGCCCCTACCTCCGGACATCACAAGACCTCTTCGAAGAAGGCCAAGCACGTCGCTGTGCACCATGTCATTCAGGGCCAGCGCGGCATCGATTCCGATCGCGCCAGAGAGATTCAGACGGCGCTCATCCGCGAGAACTACCTTACCGGCACGCCCAGCGGCCAGTGGGATGCAGATACCCAGGCGGCCATGATCCGGTACCAGTCCGATCACGGCTGGCAGACCAAGCTCACCCCCGATTCCCGCGCGCTCATCAAGCTGGGACTGGGACCGAATCAGCCTGCGGACTCCGCCACTGCGAAAGCCGATACCACAGCTCTGCCCCAGAGATCGGCCTATGCCGCGAACTCTCTGGCCGAGACGCATTCCATCCAAAATTGA